The Methanococcoides methylutens genome segment ATCATCCTTGAAGACCTTCACTCCCTTGGCATCCGATATCTCCACGGTGGTGTTCTGGACAACAGGAACAAGGTTGTTGTTCAAAGAAAGAAGCCTCACATGGATGGTCTGCCCGGGCTTGTAGATCGGCTTATCGGTCTCTATGAAGATAGGATTATTCTGCACGACCTTTATGGTCGTCTCAAAGCCGGATTCCGCACCCACCGGAGTTGCAGTAAGCGTGTAACTGCCTTCCTCGACCTCCGGGACATCGAACTTCGCAACCGAGTTACCGGAATCTGATGTAGCGGCCTTTACCAGCGGGACCACCTCACCTGAAGCACTGGTAAGCGTGTACTCAACACAACGGCTCACAGGAGCATCACCAAGGAAGGACGACATGGTGACAGAGGTCTCCCCACCCGAGAAGAATGCCTTCGGGACAAGTATCAGGTACTCATCCTCTGAGGAATAGGTACCTCCTTCTTCACAGGACAAAGCCTCGTTGGCTGGTGGATAATCCACATCCTCATCCTGGCCTATACAGCCTGCCATCACAATACATGACAGCAGGAACAATACGATGAACGATTTTTGCACAATTGCTACAGATCTCATTTTAGCACTCCCGTAAATTCGATTATTATTATCTAAAGAGAAAATTGGAGCCTATACGGTATATACTTAGCTTAAACTTCGAAACTGTTCGAAGTTATAGGAGAGATGAATAGGGGAGAGGGGAAGCAATCGTATTCTCTCGTCCCTCGATCGCAATGTCGAGTACCAAGCGGATATTCGTAGAAATGGTAATTCCTGGAAGGGTACCCTGACGGTGCATTTTGCGAAGAAGTACTGGTGGATTTTTTTTGGCAAATGTCCTCCTACCTCATTTCTTTTTCAAAGACTCTATATATGCCTGCTTTCTTTCCTTCTTGCCAAACTTAAAACATACGCACTCGTCATCAAATCGATTTCGGAGTATGTTCAACCGTTCTTGTAATTTGTTGATGTCTTCTTTTCCGTACAGTTTGTATTCTTCAATCAGTCTCAATTGATCAACTAGGTGCACATAAGTGTCCAACACTTTGTTTGAACATGTACTAATTTGGCACTCGAAGTCTTTAAAGAGCCAATCTTCGAATTCTTCAAATGTCATGGTCTCGGTTCTGGATCTTAATATGGAATCCACGTATTCTTCTGTTGTCATACCATTACATTCTGTTTTCACTTTGATAAATAGTTTTTAGGGCTGAAACTATTGCATGCAAGTTAAATATTTATACCAAGTCGATTTTTATTAACTGTTTACTTTTTACAGGTGTTTGATTTGGAGCTTTTGGGGCTGGAACCTAGTGATTTAATTTATCCTTTGGCAGCGATTGCTACATTGCTAATAAAAAATGTGTACCTTGGTATATGGCACGAGCGTAAAGTCAAAAAAGAACGACGTGAATTGTGGATTGATACATTATGTGTCGATGAAACAATTGCTACATGTCTAGAAGATTTCGAGAATTTGATGCGTTCTCACGGCAAAGGTTCATCTCTTGTCAAATGGATTGCAGTAATCGCTGGGTTCGTGATTCCAATCTTGATTATTAAGCCTCCGAGTGTATCAATGGACGAAGTCCTCACTTTACTTACTATCAATTGGTATTTGCTTGTGCCAGCAATTTTGCTAATGTTTTTCACAAATTCATTAGTATTATACGACCGTAATCTCATTCGAAATTCGAAATATGTTGCAACTGGATATCATAGTCTATATCAGTTTGCATTCGCTAGCAATGTGTTTATTTTTTGGTTAGGTGTATTAATTATAGTAGAGTTCCCTCAAGAATTTATCATCGATACTGAATTGCATATATCTTTCCTTGCATCTTACTTGTTTCTTATATTCAGTTATCTTCTTTCCAAAAGCAGTTTGAATTATTATGGACAACATTTAGCCGGTCAACTGAATTATAAATATGTTGACGATTACCCTGCAATCACAATTAAAACCAAAGAGAACAGGCTCCACGGTGTGATACAGGACATATTTGATGAAGACTTAGTATTTTTGTCGACGGGAACTTGCCATGAAGTTGTCGAATGGGAAAATGTGTCAATTCTGAGAATACATGAGAAGAATTGGATTGATACAACCCTATCTGATTTTTGAAATCTTGTATCATCAGAGAATAATTCCTGAACTCTTATTTTGTTTTATTATTTTTTAAACAAGTATTTAAACCCTGTCTCAATTCGATATTGGTATCGATTCTTGCTTCACAGCCCTTCCACATGGCTATATCATGCAGAAGGTGATGTCCGCTACGACTACGAGCGTGTAGCGTGGTTCAAAAAGAAAGCTCAGTCCAGCAGATGCACACCTGCTGACTTTGCCTCCTCCAGAAGTTTAGTATCTTTCACAACGTCGCGTGGAAGATCAAATCCTGCGACGACCAGCCCATCCTTGATCTCCATTCCGAAGAAGGTCTTCAGGGTTTCAGCGAACTCATCGGTCACACTCTCATAGGATGACTTATCAGGATCTCCCTGGGACCTTACGATCATAGCCTTCTTTTCTTTAGGGATCCTCGGGTTCAAATCAGCATCAACAAGTGCATAACAGCGGTCAAGGAAAAGCCTCATCTGGCCTGAGAACTGCAGGAAATAGATCGGGGCACCGAAGACGAAACCATCTGCTTCCTCTATCTTGGTGTAGACCCCTGTCATTTCATCCTTGAGCTTGCATTCCGGCATCACATTACAGAAACCACATCCCTGACAGCCCTTGAAGTTCAGGTCATTGATGTAGATCGTTTCCGTCTCAGCGCCGCTCTCTGCAACGCCTTCAAGCACTTTCTGTACTACCGTGTCCGTGGTCCCGTTCTTACGGGGACTTCCTATAATACCCAATACTTTCATGATTCCACATCCTGAGATAATAATACATATGTAGATTTTTTATGCATAAAGTTATCTAAGGATTTCAGCATCTATTTCACAGGACGCAAAAGTGAGAACAAAATGACAGACGAAAAGCACAGGGGCCAAAAGCAGAAAGAGAAGCAAGATCAAGAGCTGCTTGATGATGAAGATCTCGATGAACTCATGGTAAAGACAGCACGATCACAGATCCGATCGGACTACAGGCGCAGCCTCGGATGCGAGAACTCCCGAAGGTGCATGGACCTGAAGAAAACAAAAAAAGATGAATGAACCTGCTCATTCTATCTCAAAATAGAAAAAACCGGTTTTCAGACAACCAGTCTTTTCTTCATCATATTGACCGAGACCACGAAACCTATTGCACAGACAACTATTATCCACAGGAGATTTCCCAGCAGGAACCATCCCGGTGCTCCAAAGGTCAGTGCCCTTATTATGATCAC includes the following:
- a CDS encoding flavodoxin family protein; amino-acid sequence: MKVLGIIGSPRKNGTTDTVVQKVLEGVAESGAETETIYINDLNFKGCQGCGFCNVMPECKLKDEMTGVYTKIEEADGFVFGAPIYFLQFSGQMRLFLDRCYALVDADLNPRIPKEKKAMIVRSQGDPDKSSYESVTDEFAETLKTFFGMEIKDGLVVAGFDLPRDVVKDTKLLEEAKSAGVHLLD